Part of the Methanobacterium formicicum genome, GGGTGCAGGCCTGTTTTCCAGCGCCAATTATTCCTAATGTTTCTGCGTCTGGGCGGGCCAAGTACTTGGTGGCTACTCCTGCCGCGGCACCGGTTCGCAGATCAGTTACCAGGGTTCCGTCCATTACTGCCATTGGAAAACCGGTTTCAGGGTTTACCAGTTCTATGACGGCCATTACTGTGGGTAATTGCTTTTCTAAGGGGTTGTGGGGATGAACATTGACGCACTTGACTCCTGCTTCCTCAGTACTCCGCACGTAACAGGGCATTATGCGCAGATCCCCTTCCTGGAAAAATAAGTACTCTTTAGGTGGCATCTGCACATCACGCTGAGCATAAGCCTTAAAAGCGGTTTCAACAGAATCAACAACTTCTTTCATACTAATAAGTTCTTTAATTTCGCTTTGCTTTAATAAAAGGGTTCCTGACATGATTTGCACCTTTTAAATTTAATTCCCCAATGTTAAAATCAATATTTATTATTAATTATCACCTACCAATTCAAATAAGTACCCCTTCTCTATAAACTGAAATTAATATAAGGTGAACTATTGGGGCATGTGGCTTGTGGGAAGCATAGCTCACCTATAAATTGGAACTAAAATAATGGTGCCCGTGAGAGAAAATGGATCTTAACCAACGTTTCTGGGAAATAGATGTCATACGTGGCCTGGCCATAGTGATGATGGTGACCTATCATCTACTCTTTGATATGGCTTTTTTTGGAGTTTACACCCTGGATGTTTCCACAGGAATTCTGTGGTGGTTGGCCAGACTAACCGCCTTCATGTTCCTGTTCCTGGTGGGAGTTTCCCTGGTCCTGAGTCACACCCGCGCCGAGCTCAAGGGACAAAACCAGGAAAGAAGTGGGTTTTTCTTCAAATATCTAAAAAGGGGGGTTAAAATATTTTTATTGGGGATTTTAATCACCATGGTAACCTGGATATTCATACCCCAAGATTTTATAGTTTTTGGAGTCCTGCATTTCATTGGAATAGCCATAATCCTGGAATATCCCTTTTTAAACAAAAAATACCTTAATTTAATCCTGGGAATTCTCTTCATAATTTTAGGCTTAATATTGGCCCAGTTCACGGTCAGCTACCCCTGGCTTTTATGGTTGGGCTTGAAACCCCTGGGATTCATCACTGTGGATTACTTCCCCCTACTCCCCTGGTTGGGTGTAGTTTCCCTGGGATTATTCGCGGGAAAAACACTTTACCAAGGTTATAAAAGGAAATTTCGCCTGCCAGACCTTTCAAAAAACCATTTCACCCTGCTGTTCAGTTTCCTGGGACGACATTCCCTGCTGATCTATCTCCTGCACCAACCACTTATCATACTGGTACTGTACCTCCTGGGAGTACTGGATCTGGGGAATTTATTTTATTTTCTAAACTAGAAATGGTCTAAAGGAGATGTGAGGATATTAAAGTATTAAACCGAATTTATATGGTTTTCCTACACCAGGGGTCACTACCGAAATGGTAAATATTCCTTCAATGGTAAATATAATAAGATTCATTTTCTAAATCAAAAGGATGTATAATGATTAATTGCTAACCACATTTGACTACTCACGCATTAGGTGGGAATATGAGTATTTTGGAAAAATCACAATCAATCAGGAATCATGAATTAACCTCCGAAGAGAATCTGGAAACATTCATTAAAGGAATCGAAAAGGATAACTCTGCTATAAGGGCATTTGTTGAGCTTAAAGTTGATGAAGCCCGTGAAAAAGCCAAAGAAATTGATGATAAGATTAAAAATGGCCAGAAAGTGGGAAAACTGGCCGGTATGGTAGTAGGAATTAAAAGTAACATTAATGTGGAGGATTTTCACATCACCGCAGCCTCCCCCACCCTGAAAACTTATCTGGGGAGCTACGATGCCACAGTCACCCGGCGAATAAAAGCCGAAGATGGAATCATAATCGGAATGACCAATATG contains:
- a CDS encoding heparan-alpha-glucosaminide N-acetyltransferase; translation: MDLNQRFWEIDVIRGLAIVMMVTYHLLFDMAFFGVYTLDVSTGILWWLARLTAFMFLFLVGVSLVLSHTRAELKGQNQERSGFFFKYLKRGVKIFLLGILITMVTWIFIPQDFIVFGVLHFIGIAIILEYPFLNKKYLNLILGILFIILGLILAQFTVSYPWLLWLGLKPLGFITVDYFPLLPWLGVVSLGLFAGKTLYQGYKRKFRLPDLSKNHFTLLFSFLGRHSLLIYLLHQPLIILVLYLLGVLDLGNLFYFLN